A genomic region of Trifolium pratense cultivar HEN17-A07 linkage group LG3, ARS_RC_1.1, whole genome shotgun sequence contains the following coding sequences:
- the LOC123915341 gene encoding F-box/FBD/LRR-repeat protein At4g00160-like — MEDIISTLPDSIICHILSFLPTKTAATTSILSKRWNPLWLLVLTLNFQLDTTTLKDIDSFRNSVYAAMFSRNITLPILSFRLKCSHSSFNQYDVSRFVYFAMQRGIEKLNISIDINFPPNILSCKMLKVLKLKRIKVRDLSNEVDFPALKILHLKSVLFVRHEWLEKFLAGCPILEELRTHDLHTIPPNPFVRTKPAFKPLLNLTKARIFDDHIISATLVCNVQTLHLDLMEWMRSDKLPMFHNLTYLEFNFRYIYLNNMWEWLLQMLDHCHKLRSFVIKDQILRDEEYVHNWKEPPIVPKCLSSQLRTCCIQGYKGNDIELKFAKYILENSKFIQLLILVHFCPYGKLFIKLNNNAMKQ, encoded by the exons ATGGAAGATATAATTAGCACCTTGCCGGATTCAATTATATGTCACATTCTCTCTTTTCTCCCAACCAAAACCGCCGCAACCACAAGCATACTCTCAAAGAGATGGAATCCACTATGGCTCTTAGTCCTCACTCTCAACTTCCAATTAGACACCACAACCTTAAAAGACATAGACTCCTTTAGAAATTCAGTCTATGCAGCAATGTTCTCACGAAACATCACACTTCCAATCCTTTCGTTTCGTTTGAAATGCAGCCACTCTTCGTTTAACCAATACGATGTTAGTCGATTTGTTTACTTTGCAATGCAACGAGGGATTGAGAAACTCAATATTAGCATTGACATTAACTTTCCCCCTAACATTCTTAGTTGTAAGATGCTTAAGGTTCTTAAGTTGAAAAGAATAAAGGTGAGAGATCTTTCTAATGAAGTGGATTTTCCGGCTCTCAAAATTCTTCATTTGAAGTCGGTGTTGTTCGTACGTCATGAATGGCTTGAGAAATTTCTAGCAGGTTGTCCTATTCTAGAGGAATTGCGGACACACGATTTACATACAATTCCACCCAATCCATTTGTTCGAACCAAACCGGCTTTTAAGCCCTTACTTAATTTGACGAAAGCAAGGATTTTCGATGATCATATTATTTCTGCAACTTTGGTTTGTAATGTGCAGACTCTACATCTAGACCTG ATGGAGTGGATGCGTTCTGATAAACTTCCCATGTTTCATAATCTAACATACTTGGAGTTTAATTTTAGgtatatatatttgaataatATGTGGGAATGGTTGCTACAAATGCTCGATCATTGTCACAAACTTCGAAGTTTTGTCATAAAG GATCAGATACTTCGAGACGAGGAATATGTCCACAATTGGAAGGAACCACCAATTGTTCCAAAATGTCTTTCATCCCAACTCAGAACATGTTGCATTCAGGGTTATAAAGGCAACGATATTGAgcttaaatttgcaaaatatattttggagAATTCAAAA ttTATTCAATTACTGATTTTGGTTCATTTTTGTCCTTATGGCAAACTATTCATAAAATTGAACAACAATGCAATGAAACAGTGA
- the LOC123919021 gene encoding uncharacterized protein LOC123919021 isoform X2, translating to MWRIFSLQTKPRDFNRILEFVMQRGVLNLDFDMFNKLRCIKLPPCILSFKTLQALTLLKVKIENFDQVDFPLVEKLFLHRICFISLEYVVKFLLGFPILKYLYINSSVSKKSPITMEDVNALPNLVKARICEQNTHVALFGKTKILHIDKLRFGSTRFPECYNLTNMEVSIHHDRVCDKKCTWLLGILPYFPKLRYFMIQFLVG from the exons ATGTGGCGGATCTTCTCGCTTCAAACCaaaccaagagatttcaatcgAATTTTAGAATTTGTGATGCAACGAGGAGTCCTGAATCTTGACTTCGACATGTTCAACAAACTCCGTTGCATCAAATTACCACCTTGCATTCTTAGTTTTAAGACCCTTCAAGCTCTTACGCTGCTAaaagtgaaaattgaaaattttgatcAAGTGGATTTTCCTCTTGTCGAAAAACTATTTTTGCATAGGATTTGTTTCATATCTCTTGAATATGTTGTGAAGTTTCTATTAGGTTTTCCTATTCTAAAGTATTTGTATATAAATTCATCTGTATCGAAGAAGTCACCTATTACAATGGAAGATGTGAATGCTTTACCTAATTTGGTCAAAGCAAGGATTTGTGAACAGAATACTCATGTGGCTTTGTTTGGCAAGACAAAGATTTTGCACATAGATAAG TTAAGGTTCGGTTCAACAAGATTTCCTGAGTGTTACAATTTGACAAACATGGAAGTTAGTATTCATCATGATCGCGTCTGCGATAAGAAGTGCACCTGGTTGCTAGGAATTCTACCATATTTTCCCAAACTTCGATATTTTATGATTCAG